The DNA segment TCCGCATGCGGGCCGGAGCCCGGCGCCTGTTCGATTCCTTCGAGAAACATCGGCTTCATCGTGTTCTGCCCTTTCGTCCAGCCTTCCTGTCCTTCCGCGCATGATAGCGCATGTATTCCCGCACTCGGCGGCGGTAGGCGGCCGGCGTGTCGAAATCCAGCCAGATGGCCGAGGTGCGAACCGGCACGAATCGGATTCGCGAAAGGTCGCGGTAGACGACCTCGCGCGCCGAATCGGCGGTTTCCAGTTCCTTGCGGACTTTTGCCGCGAAGATTACCGGGTGCCCCGCACGCCGTCGGAAGCTGGGAGCGGCGATGGCCTGCGCCTTGTTTCGTCGCCGAAACCCGGCCACCAGGCGCCGAACTACCGCGGGGGTGAGCAGCGGGAAGTCCAGCGGATAGAGCATGAAGTCGGCGTCGCGCGGCACGCGTCGCAGTCCGGCCAGCAGGGAAGTGGTTTGTCCCCGGCGCCAGCGGCGATTCACCTCCACGCTGGCCGTGCGTGGCACAGCTTTCCGAAGGCGCGCCGCGTCATACCCCAGCACCACGATGGGTGGGGCCAGCCCGGCGCAGTTCTCCACCGCGATCTCGATCGCGGTTCGATCGCCGAAGCGCGCTGTCGCTTTGGGGAATCCCAGGCGTGACGAACGGCCTGCCGCCAGAATGATGGGATGGATGGCCCTCTGGATCATCGCTCCCAAGCTAAATCATCGGCGTAGCCCTGTCATGGCCGCGAAAAAGTTCTCTCCTCACAGCACACTCTTGACTGGCTCTGGTACATTGTTGAGCCCGGGTTCGCCAGTCCCGGGCGAATTCGGCCATCGGCCTCGCAGGAACCGGTATCCGATGTATCCACGAGCCTTTCGCTATCACCGCGCAGCATCGCTACCCGAGGCGGTCTCCATGCTTACCGACCTGGGCGAAGAAGCGAGGCTGCTGGCCGGCGGACAGAGCCTGATTCCCTTGATGAAGCTGCGTCTGGCCAGTCCCGCCCATCTGGTGGATCTGAATTTCGTCCCCGGCCTGGAATACGTCCGCGAGCTGGGGAACGAACTGCGAGTGGGCGCGCTCACTCGCCACGCCCAGATCGAGGAGTCGCAGGAGGCGTCGCGCATCCCCATCGTGCACGACTGCGCCGCGGGAATCGCGGACATCCAGGTGCGGAATCGCGGCACCCTGGGCGGCTCCCTGGCCGAAGCCGATCCCACCGGGGACTGGGCGCCCGTTCTTCTGGTGCTGGGGACGGAAGTCGTCTGCCAGGGCACGGGCGGCGAGCGCACCGTGAAGCTGGAAGATTTCCTGGTGGATGCCTTCGTGACCACGCTGGCGCCCAATGAACTGGTGAAGGAAATCCGGATTGCAAAGCCGCCCAAGAAGAGCGGCGGCGCTTACATCGCCGCCAAGCGCTCGGCGCCGGTGTACGCCTCCGCCGGCGTGGCCGTGCAGCTCACCATGGAGGACTCCAACGTCTGCCGCGAGGCCGGCATTGCGCTGGGCGCGGTCGGGCTGACCGCCATCCGCCCGCGTGAGGCGGAGCAGGTGTTGCGCGGCAAGGCCGTGGATGCCAAGAGCATCGAGGCCGCCGCGGAAGCGGCCATGCACGCCGCCGATCCGCAATCGGACATGCGCGGTTCGGCCGAATACAAGCGCGTCCTGGTGCGCGCCCTGGTCAAGCGCGCTCTGGATGCCGCCCTGCGCCGCAGTCGCGGCGAGCGAGTCGAGGTGAGCCACCTGTATGCCTGAAGAACTCCAGATGGTGCCCATCACCGTGACCGTCAACGGGCAGCGGCACTCGCTCTCCGTGGAGCCGCGCCTGCTGCTGGTGAGCTTGCTGCGGGAAACGTTGGGGCTCACGGGGACCCACATCGGCTGCGACACTACGTACTGTGGCGCCTGCACCGTGCTGCTGAACGGACGCAGCGTGAAGTCCTGCACCGTGTTCGCCGTGCAGGCCGACCAGGGCGAAGTGCGCACGGTCGAGGGCCTGGCCGAAGATTCCAAGCTCCACCCGGTGCAGCAGGCCTTCCTGGAGAGCCACGGGCTGCAATGCGGCTACTGCACGCCCGGCTTCCTGATGTCGGTCTGCCAACTGCTCGACAAGAATCCTGACCCGGACGAGAAAGCTATTCGCAAGGGCATTGCCGGCAACACCTGCCGCTGCACCGGCTATCAGAACATCTTCAAGGCGATCCATGCGGCCGCCGAATCCATGAAAGGGCGCTGACATGCCCATCAGTCTGGCGGGAGAATTCGAAGTCAAGAAGACGCCGGAGGAAGTCTACGACTTCCTCACCGACCCCAAGCGCTTCTGCCCGTTGCTGCCCGGCTACCAGGGTTCGACCATCGTGGACGACAAGAATTTCACGGTGAAAGTGAACGTCGGCGTTTCGCACATCCGCGGCACCGCCGAGGTGAAGCTCCGCCTGGCCGAAGCCGAGAAGCCCAAGCGCGCCCGCTATGAGGGCCAGGGGCGCATGGCCGGTTCCAACATGAGCCTCAACGCCGGCTTCGACCTGAGCAACTCTTCCGGAGGCACCAAGGTCGCCTGGAAGGGCGAGTCGCAGATCTTCGGTGGGCTGGCCTCCATGGCCGGAGGCCTGCTCGAGCCTATGGCCAAGAAGAACATCCAGCAGGTCATCGACGGTCTACAGAAAGCCTTGAGCTGAGTCCGTTCCAGCCTCAGGGCATTAGGAACGAATCGTCGTAAACGTCCTCTTCCTTGATTCTTGCCGGCGGGTTCTGCCCATTCACGAGTTCAATGGCGGCCTTGCGAGCTTCAGCCGAAGCTCTCCCGTTTTCGGTGAAGCAGGCGCGGACCGCTTCGTAGGTCTTTTCGGCGATCTCCCTGCCGCCATCCAGCAGCAGCTCCAGCGCCGGCAGCACTTCGCCCGGAGACTCGTGGACGCTGCGTAGGCTGGAACGCAACGCTGCGACCATCCTTCGGACCAGTGCCGGCTGTTCGCGGATGGTTTCTTCCGAAACTGCCAATCCGGTGGTGGGAATCCGAATCTCGTCGCCGAAGAAGGCGACCCTTGCCAGGCCCAGCGACTGTGCCTTGGCCGGTGGGACGGCGGAGCTCAGCACCGCGGCCTCGACGTTGCCCGATCGCAGCAGGCCAAGCCGTGCCGCATCATCGCGGGCCGCTTCCAATTGCACGTCCCGGTCGGGATTCAAGCCGCGCCGGCTCAGGATGGCGCGGTGCAGCAGCCAGGGGGGAGAGGCGGGCGGATAGGTTGCGGTGCGGGTTCCTCGCAAGTGCTCCAGCTTCGTGATTCCGGCGCGAGCGTAGATCCAGAACATGGGATGCTCGGTGGCGACAAGCACCACTTTTCGACGCGCCCCGGCCATCCTGCCCAGCAGCGTGGAACCACAGGCTACGCTGAACACGTGCGACTCGAGCTTCTCTTCCGGAGTGAACGTGATGTCTCGCAGGCGGACAGCCAGCCCTTCCCGCTGGTAGTGGCCCTGGCGTTCCGCGACGAAATGGAGCAGCAGCTCATGCAGATCGAAAGCCTTGAAGCCAAGGACAAGGAGTTCGGGAGCGGCTGTTTTCGACAAGTTACACTCCTCTGCCCATCCGCAGGCCGTCAGGTGAGTTGCGGGATCACTTCCTCGGCCAGGGTTCGCAGCAGTGCAGCCGGCTCCCGCGTGGTGAGCGGAATCACCACACGATCCACGCCCACTCCAAGAATGGCGCGAAACCTGGGAATCACTTCTTCCGGCGTGCCGGCCACCACCATCGCTTCCACGATCCGGTCCGTCACCAGATCGCCGTGGCTGGCTTGCTGGTTGACGTGCTGATAGTAGTTGTAGTGCTCCTGCAATCGCTTCAAGTCTGCTGCCAGATCCGGCGGCAGTGTGTCCTCCGGGTTGGATTGGAAAACAGTTTCCGCGGCTGCCGCGGCGTAGGGTCGAGCTTCCTCGAGTGCGGCCTGCCGGTCGTGGGAGACCGAGCACCCGAGCCGGACGCAAAGCTTCACGTCCTTGGGGTCTCGCCCTGCCTCCCGCGCTCCCGCGTGCACTCGTTCGATCGCCTGCCGCACCAGGGCAGGCTCAGAGCCTACCTGGAACAACACGCCATCGGCGATGCGTCCCGCCAGGTGCAGGGACTTCGGACCTGAAGCCGCGAAGTAGATGGGTACCGAGCGCGCAGGCCAGGTCATGCGGATCTCCTTGCCTGCATAGACGGCGGGCTGGCAGGCCATCAACGCGCGCAGGGTGTGCGTTGCCTCTTCCAGAGACTTGAGGGAAGCCGGCTTGAGGCCGAGCGTTCGCACGGCACTGAAGCCGGTACCGATGCCGAGAACGGCGCGTCCCCCGGACATCTCATCGATGGTGGCGATGCTGCACGCGATGGCGGCCGGGTGGCGCGTCACCGGATTCGTCACTCCCGTGGCCAGCATCAGGCGGCGCGTGCGCAGCGCTCCCAAAGCCAGTGTCACATACGCGTCTCGGAAGATGGACTGGGAATCGGCCACCCAGACTCCGCCAAAGCCCAATTCCTCCGCCGCCGCCATGAGCTGCACGCTTTCCTCTACCGCGCCCTGCGGCAGCACGCCGATGTCGAACTGAGTCTTCACGCCCTCGCCTTTCTCGCCCGACCACGCCGGGTCGTGCCTCATCATAATGCCTTGCCGCGTTCCGCATCACAGCGCGACCCTGGTAGAGGTGCGGTATACTCGCACGTCTCGCCGGACACCGAAATCGCCGATCAGGAGACCTGAACGTGGCCAGGAAACACAAAGCCGGCAAGTCCAAGCCAGCTGCGAAGGGAAACGGGGCCCACTGGGTGGGCAAGTCCATACCGCGCAAGGAGGAAGACCGCCTTCTCCGCGGACGCGGGAAGTTTGTGGACGATTACAAGCTTACGGGCATGCTGTACCTGCGTTTTGTGCGTTCTCCCTACGCCCATGCCCGCATCACCGGCATCGATGTATCTGAGGCTGAGGCCCATCCCGGCGTAGTGTGCACGCTGACCGGCCCGGAAGTGGCCCAGATGTGCAAGCAGCCGTTCCCGGAGATCGGCCCGCCGCCGGGCGCCGATATCAAGGATTTCCCCATGGCCGTGGACAAGGTCCGCTACCAGGGTGAACCCGTCGTGGCCGTCGTCGCCGAAACGCAGTTGGCCGCCGAGGATGCGGCCGAACTGGTTCGCGTGGACTACGACGCGCTCGATCCCGTCATCGACTCCGAGGAAGCCTTGTTGGACAAGAGCATCCTGCACGACTCGGCGGGAACCAACCTCGTGTATCGCGGCACCTTCGACTACGGCGATGTGGACAAGGCTTTCAAGCAGGCTGCCTATGTCGTGCACATCGACAAGATGCACTTCCACCGCTTTTCTTCCACGCCGCTGGAGTGCCAGGCCGTCATTGCCAAGTGGGATGCCGGCGATGACTTCATCCAATACATCTGCAACAACCAGTTCCCGATGTTCGCCATCCAGTTCCTGTCACCGGTGCTGGGCGTACCCATCGACCGCATTCACTGCACCACGCACGACATCGGCGGCGGCTTCGGCATCAAGATTGCCAGCTATCCGCAGATGGCCGTGTGCGCCCTGGCCTCGCGCAAGGCCGGCGGGCGTCCGGTGAAGTGGGTCGAGACCCGCACCGAGCACATGATTGCCAGCGCCCACGGCAACGAACGCACGTTCCGTGATACGCGCGTGGCGCTGGACAAGGACGGGCGCATCCTCGCCATCGAGTCCCGCCACATCGACGACTGCGGCGCTTATCCCCGCTACGAGCCGCTGGGCTGCATCATATGGGCCCAGGTTCTGCCCGGCGCCTATCGCTTCCGCAACTTCCGCGTGGATTTTTGCCAGGTGGTTACGACCAAGTGTCCTGTGGCGCCCAACCGCGGATACTCGCGCATGCAGCATCTCTGGTTCCTGGAGCGTATTGTCGATCTCTGCGCGCACGAGCTCGGTATTCCCGCCGACGAGATGCGTTTGCGCAATTACATCCAGGCCAAGGATTTTCCCTACACCACGCCCAACGGCTGCGTGTACGACTCCGGCGACTACCCGCGCATGCTGCAAATCGCCAAGCAGAAGATTGGCTGGGACGACTGGAAGCGCCAGCAGGCGGAGGCCCGTCGGCAGGGACGCTGGCTGGGCATCGGCATCGGCACCACCCTGGATTCCGGCACCAACAACTTCGGGCAATCCCGCCTGCTGAATCCCCACGCTCCCTTTTCCGGAAATTCCCAGGCCGCCATCTGCAAGCTCGACGTCTACGGCGAGTTGGTGGTTTCGGTGGGCTCCGTCCCCCAGGGGCAGGGCCACGAGACGGTTACGGCGCAGGTGGTGGCCGATGTGTTCGGGCTGACTCCGGATATGGTCGGCGTCAGCGTCGGTTTCGACACCGATCGCAATGCTCATACCGGCACCTCCGGCACCTATGCCAGCCAGTTCGCGGTCTCCGGCCTTTCGGCCGTTCAGGGCGCCGCCTTGAAGTTAAAAAAGGAAGTCAGCCGCGTGGCGGCCTTCGCCCTCAAGGCGAAAGAAAGCGAACTGGAGTTCGGCGTGGGCCAGCAGGGCCCGGAGGTCCGGGTTCGCGGCAAGAAGGACCGTTCCGTGAACTACTGGCGCATCGCCAATCTGGTTCATGTCAACGGTGCCGAACTACCCGAGAAGCTGCGCGACGTCACCCTGAACTGCCGCCACGTCTACCGCCCGCCTTTCGAGGTTCCCGATATCAAGCGCAAGTACGGCAACCTCACCCTTACGTACGCCGCACAGCTTCACATCTGCGTGATCGAGGTGGACCGCGAAACCTATCAGCCCAAGATCCTCGATTACGCTTCCGTAGATGACTGCGGCCGCGTGGTGAATCCGGCCATCGTTGAAGGACAGGTGATGGGCGCCACGGCCCATGGCATCGGCGCGGCCCTGATGGAGAGCTGCGTCTACGATCCGGCCTCCGGCAACATGCTCACCGCCACCTTCAGCGACTACACGCCCATCACCGCCGTGAACATGCCCATGGTGAAATACGGGCACATCGAGAGCCCGTCACCGTTCACCTTCGCCGGCACCAAGGGGATGGGCGAAGGCGGAGCCGCGCCGCTGCACACGGTGTGCGCCGCGCTGCAGGACGCGCTCTACTCCGCGGGCGTTTACGTGGACGATTCGCACAATAATGCCGACAGCATCTTCCGCCGCTTGCAGGCCATTGCCTCCGGCCAGCGCGAAACCAACGTGCGCGTGGAGCAGCGTCAGCCGGCTCGCGCCCACCGTCGATGAGCGCACCAGCCACTAGCCACGGGCCACGGGCCACTGCTCTTGCATGAAGCGGATCTGCATCGTCGGCGCCGGTTCCATCGGCAGTCTGTACGCTGCGCATCTGGCCCGCGTCGCTGAGGTATGGTGCTTCGTCCGCCGTCCTGAGCACGCCCGCGTGCTGAACGAGCAGGGCTTGCGGGTCTCCGGCGGGCACGATTTTCACGTCCGCCTCCGGGCCACGCACGACCCCGCCGAGCTTCCCGATTTCGATTTCGGCATCGTGGCCACCAAGGCCACGCAGACCGCGGAGGCCTTCGCGCCCGTGGGCCGCCATTTCGACCAAGGCGCCGTGCTCTCGGCGCAGAATGGGCTGGGCAGCGAGGAGATCCTGGTACAGCACACGCGCGGCTACATCATCCGCGGCACGACCTTCATGAGCGGCACCCGCCACAGTGACACGCACGTGCAGTACGAGCTGGATACGCCTACCTGGATGGGTCCCTTCGAGCCCACCAACACGCCGCTGGAGACAGTGAAGGAACTCGCCGACCTCATCGTGGCCGGCGGCCTTAAGGCAGAAGCCCTTGCAGATGCCAAGCCGTCACAGTGGTCCAAGCTGATCTTCAACGCGTCGGTGAACAGCGTCTCGGCGCTCGCCGGGCTGCCGCACTGCCCGGAGTTCGCTCACGAGCACCGGTTCTCCGACCTCGGCCACCTGCTCCACGACTTGATCAACGAGGGCAAGGCCGTGGCCGCGGCGCTCGGCATCCAACTGCATGAAGACCCATGGGAGATGAACAAGATCGGCGCCCAGACCGACCACCCCACCTCCATGCTCTATGATGTTCGTCACCGGCTCCCGACCGAGGTGGACTTCCTCGGCGGCGCCATCGCCCGCGAGGCCGCGCGGGCCGCCGTTCCCGCGCCCCTGCACACGGCGCTCTACCGGCTGATCAAGGGTTTGGAATTATCCTGGACTCGCGAAACGCGAAACGAGAAACGGGAGACCTGAAGCGAAATGGCCTGGCCCCTGGATGCACCCAAACTCGACCGCGTCCGCGCGCTGATGAAGGCGCAGGACCTCTCCGCCATGGTCTGCCGCGCGCCGGACAACATCCTCTACCTCACCAACTACTGGTGCATGAAGGGATACGACGCGGTGGTCTTCCCGCGCGAAGGCGAGCCCACGCTC comes from the Terriglobales bacterium genome and includes:
- a CDS encoding nucleotidyltransferase family protein, with the translated sequence MIQRAIHPIILAAGRSSRLGFPKATARFGDRTAIEIAVENCAGLAPPIVVLGYDAARLRKAVPRTASVEVNRRWRRGQTTSLLAGLRRVPRDADFMLYPLDFPLLTPAVVRRLVAGFRRRNKAQAIAAPSFRRRAGHPVIFAAKVRKELETADSAREVVYRDLSRIRFVPVRTSAIWLDFDTPAAYRRRVREYMRYHARKDRKAGRKGRTR
- a CDS encoding xanthine dehydrogenase family protein subunit M, with translation MYPRAFRYHRAASLPEAVSMLTDLGEEARLLAGGQSLIPLMKLRLASPAHLVDLNFVPGLEYVRELGNELRVGALTRHAQIEESQEASRIPIVHDCAAGIADIQVRNRGTLGGSLAEADPTGDWAPVLLVLGTEVVCQGTGGERTVKLEDFLVDAFVTTLAPNELVKEIRIAKPPKKSGGAYIAAKRSAPVYASAGVAVQLTMEDSNVCREAGIALGAVGLTAIRPREAEQVLRGKAVDAKSIEAAAEAAMHAADPQSDMRGSAEYKRVLVRALVKRALDAALRRSRGERVEVSHLYA
- a CDS encoding (2Fe-2S)-binding protein, with protein sequence MPEELQMVPITVTVNGQRHSLSVEPRLLLVSLLRETLGLTGTHIGCDTTYCGACTVLLNGRSVKSCTVFAVQADQGEVRTVEGLAEDSKLHPVQQAFLESHGLQCGYCTPGFLMSVCQLLDKNPDPDEKAIRKGIAGNTCRCTGYQNIFKAIHAAAESMKGR
- a CDS encoding carbon monoxide dehydrogenase subunit G yields the protein MPISLAGEFEVKKTPEEVYDFLTDPKRFCPLLPGYQGSTIVDDKNFTVKVNVGVSHIRGTAEVKLRLAEAEKPKRARYEGQGRMAGSNMSLNAGFDLSNSSGGTKVAWKGESQIFGGLASMAGGLLEPMAKKNIQQVIDGLQKALS
- a CDS encoding ABC transporter substrate-binding protein, giving the protein MSKTAAPELLVLGFKAFDLHELLLHFVAERQGHYQREGLAVRLRDITFTPEEKLESHVFSVACGSTLLGRMAGARRKVVLVATEHPMFWIYARAGITKLEHLRGTRTATYPPASPPWLLHRAILSRRGLNPDRDVQLEAARDDAARLGLLRSGNVEAAVLSSAVPPAKAQSLGLARVAFFGDEIRIPTTGLAVSEETIREQPALVRRMVAALRSSLRSVHESPGEVLPALELLLDGGREIAEKTYEAVRACFTENGRASAEARKAAIELVNGQNPPARIKEEDVYDDSFLMP
- a CDS encoding LLM class flavin-dependent oxidoreductase — translated: MMRHDPAWSGEKGEGVKTQFDIGVLPQGAVEESVQLMAAAEELGFGGVWVADSQSIFRDAYVTLALGALRTRRLMLATGVTNPVTRHPAAIACSIATIDEMSGGRAVLGIGTGFSAVRTLGLKPASLKSLEEATHTLRALMACQPAVYAGKEIRMTWPARSVPIYFAASGPKSLHLAGRIADGVLFQVGSEPALVRQAIERVHAGAREAGRDPKDVKLCVRLGCSVSHDRQAALEEARPYAAAAAETVFQSNPEDTLPPDLAADLKRLQEHYNYYQHVNQQASHGDLVTDRIVEAMVVAGTPEEVIPRFRAILGVGVDRVVIPLTTREPAALLRTLAEEVIPQLT
- a CDS encoding xanthine dehydrogenase family protein molybdopterin-binding subunit, encoding MARKHKAGKSKPAAKGNGAHWVGKSIPRKEEDRLLRGRGKFVDDYKLTGMLYLRFVRSPYAHARITGIDVSEAEAHPGVVCTLTGPEVAQMCKQPFPEIGPPPGADIKDFPMAVDKVRYQGEPVVAVVAETQLAAEDAAELVRVDYDALDPVIDSEEALLDKSILHDSAGTNLVYRGTFDYGDVDKAFKQAAYVVHIDKMHFHRFSSTPLECQAVIAKWDAGDDFIQYICNNQFPMFAIQFLSPVLGVPIDRIHCTTHDIGGGFGIKIASYPQMAVCALASRKAGGRPVKWVETRTEHMIASAHGNERTFRDTRVALDKDGRILAIESRHIDDCGAYPRYEPLGCIIWAQVLPGAYRFRNFRVDFCQVVTTKCPVAPNRGYSRMQHLWFLERIVDLCAHELGIPADEMRLRNYIQAKDFPYTTPNGCVYDSGDYPRMLQIAKQKIGWDDWKRQQAEARRQGRWLGIGIGTTLDSGTNNFGQSRLLNPHAPFSGNSQAAICKLDVYGELVVSVGSVPQGQGHETVTAQVVADVFGLTPDMVGVSVGFDTDRNAHTGTSGTYASQFAVSGLSAVQGAALKLKKEVSRVAAFALKAKESELEFGVGQQGPEVRVRGKKDRSVNYWRIANLVHVNGAELPEKLRDVTLNCRHVYRPPFEVPDIKRKYGNLTLTYAAQLHICVIEVDRETYQPKILDYASVDDCGRVVNPAIVEGQVMGATAHGIGAALMESCVYDPASGNMLTATFSDYTPITAVNMPMVKYGHIESPSPFTFAGTKGMGEGGAAPLHTVCAALQDALYSAGVYVDDSHNNADSIFRRLQAIASGQRETNVRVEQRQPARAHRR
- a CDS encoding 2-dehydropantoate 2-reductase, which encodes MKRICIVGAGSIGSLYAAHLARVAEVWCFVRRPEHARVLNEQGLRVSGGHDFHVRLRATHDPAELPDFDFGIVATKATQTAEAFAPVGRHFDQGAVLSAQNGLGSEEILVQHTRGYIIRGTTFMSGTRHSDTHVQYELDTPTWMGPFEPTNTPLETVKELADLIVAGGLKAEALADAKPSQWSKLIFNASVNSVSALAGLPHCPEFAHEHRFSDLGHLLHDLINEGKAVAAALGIQLHEDPWEMNKIGAQTDHPTSMLYDVRHRLPTEVDFLGGAIAREAARAAVPAPLHTALYRLIKGLELSWTRETRNEKRET